From a single Nitrospirota bacterium genomic region:
- a CDS encoding Uma2 family endonuclease codes for MATSTIEKKKYTYDDYLKTPDDVRYELIEGDLLMTPSPITNHQRISRKIEFLLEKFVTENDLGEIFYAPYDVHFDDENVVQPDILFVSKERSNIIGDKNLQGAPDLVIEILSESNAYRDLIQKKKLYARFGVKEYWIVVPGEKTIDIHILKDKTYQLHKTLEEADTLESQILKGFKMELKAIFK; via the coding sequence AAAATATACATACGATGATTATCTTAAAACGCCTGATGATGTGAGATATGAGCTTATAGAAGGAGATTTACTTATGACCCCATCACCCATAACAAATCATCAAAGGATATCAAGAAAAATTGAATTTTTACTTGAAAAGTTTGTAACAGAGAATGACCTTGGAGAAATTTTTTATGCCCCGTATGATGTACATTTTGATGATGAAAATGTAGTCCAACCAGATATTCTGTTTGTCTCAAAGGAAAGATCGAATATTATAGGAGATAAGAATTTGCAGGGTGCACCTGATCTTGTAATTGAAATACTTTCAGAAAGCAATGCCTACCGGGACCTTATACAAAAGAAGAAACTATATGCGAGGTTTGGTGTTAAGGAGTACTGGATTGTAGTGCCTGGAGAAAAGACTATAGATATTCACATCCTTAAAGATAAAACCTACCAGCTTCATAAGACCCTTGAAGAGGCAGACACCCTTGAGTCTCAGATTTTGAAGGGATTTAAGATGGAGTTAAAGGCTATATTTAAGTAA